One Rhinolophus sinicus isolate RSC01 linkage group LG06, ASM3656204v1, whole genome shotgun sequence DNA window includes the following coding sequences:
- the SNRNP48 gene encoding U11/U12 small nuclear ribonucleoprotein 48 kDa protein — translation MEGDPPPVEDRRRLQEELSEFVESCCRTLEEVTVSLGWNLDRLDPGEEEAAEDEIVICPYDSNHRMPKSSLAKHMVSCRLRKLGYTKEEEDKMYNSEFFYENVKIPSITLNKDSQFQIIKQARTAVGKDGDCYNQRIYSSLPVEVPLNHKRFVCDLTQADRLALYDFVIEETKKKRSDSQTVENDSDLFVDLAAKVNQDNSRKSPKSYLEILAEVRDYKRRRQSYRAKNVHITKKSYTEVIRDVINVHMEELSNQWQEEQEKAEDDTEKNEERRSASLDSRQSGGSYLDAECSRHRRNRSRSPHKRKRNKDKDKNWDSRRRKERDGERHHSHKRRKQKV, via the exons ATGGAGGGCGATCCTCCGCCGGTGGAGGATCGGCGGCGGCTGCAGGAGGAGCTGAGCGAGTTTGTGGAGAGCTGCTGTCGGACGCTGGAGGAGGTGACGGTGTCCTTGGGCTGGAACCTGGATCGGCTGGACCCCGGGGAGGAGGAGGCGGCAGAG GATGAAATTGTGATATGCCCTTATGATTCCAATCATCGCATGCCTAAATCATCTTTAGCAAAGCACATGGTATCGTGTAGATTGAGGAAACTGGGCTACACCAAAGAAGAAGAG gataaaatgtataattctgaATTTTTCTATGAGAATGTGAAGATACCTTCAATTACTTTGA ataAGGATTCACAATTCCAGATAATTAAGCAAGCTAGAACTGCAGTTGGAAAAGATGGTGACTGTTACAATCAAA ggATTTATTCTTCATTGCCTGTTGAAGTTCCTCTGAATCACAAACGGTTTGTTTGTGATCTGACCCAAGCCGATCGTCTTGCCCTCTATGATTTTGTAattgaggagacaaagaaaaagcgCTCTGATTCTCAAACTGTTGAAAATGACAGTGATCTCTTTGTAGACTTGGCTGCAAAAGTCAATCAAG aTAATAGTAGAAAAAGTCCAAAATCTTACCTTGAAATCCTGGCAGAAGTGAGGGATTATAAAAGAAGACGCCAGTCCTATAGAGCTAAAAATGTTCATATAACCAAGAAATCATATACGGAG GTGATTCGGGATGTGATAAATGTGCATATGGAAGAACTCAGTAATCAGTGGCAAGAAGAGCAGGAAAAAGCGGAGGATGACACTGAAAA GAATGAAGAAAGGCGATCAGCCTCCCTAGATTCTCGGCAGTCCGGTGGGAGCTATTTGGATGCTGAGTGTTCACGACATAGAAGGAATCGGAGTAGGAGCCCACATAAacgaaaaagaaacaaagataaggaTAAAAACTGGGActcaagaagaaggaaagagag GGATGGGGAAAGACATCATAGtcataaaagaagaaagcagaaagtgTAA